From one Streptomyces sp. CA-210063 genomic stretch:
- a CDS encoding MarR family winged helix-turn-helix transcriptional regulator, with the protein MADQTPPLGTAPEIPAALTAAPGYQVRRLYQAYLAVWAQEVDSVLTGPQFAVLQTVEANPGRDQRSMAAAVALDTSTMADVARRLENRGLLARRTAASDGRRKLLYLTDAGQEALREAKHRARTLDKLLLESFDEGERERFVATLQMLADRWEGLAEEA; encoded by the coding sequence ATGGCTGACCAGACCCCGCCCCTCGGGACCGCCCCAGAGATTCCTGCCGCCCTGACAGCCGCGCCCGGCTACCAGGTCCGGCGTCTCTACCAGGCGTATCTGGCCGTGTGGGCACAAGAGGTGGACTCGGTACTGACGGGTCCCCAGTTCGCGGTACTGCAGACAGTGGAAGCCAATCCTGGCCGGGACCAGCGTTCGATGGCTGCCGCCGTCGCCCTGGACACGTCCACCATGGCCGATGTGGCTCGCAGGCTGGAGAACCGTGGTCTGCTCGCCCGTCGCACCGCGGCCTCCGACGGCCGCCGCAAATTGCTCTACCTCACCGACGCCGGCCAGGAAGCCCTCCGTGAGGCCAAGCACCGTGCGCGGACACTCGACAAGCTTCTCCTGGAATCGTTCGACGAGGGGGAACGCGAACGGTTCGTCGCCACACTGCAGATGCTCGCCGACCGCTGGGAAGGGTTGGCGGAAGAGGCGTAG
- a CDS encoding LysR substrate-binding domain-containing protein, whose protein sequence is MLGGEVDGRQGRGRDHRLRGTGVTDLGKLADERFLECGPDTGLRVQVDAAFDRARARRRGVCALRSAGDLAKLAFEGIGVTVVPRPVADAVVPADHADCVLRLDDPQALQPLALAHRDPAPTSPAAQVFLRLALARLPGEGTPGLESVPGVAASE, encoded by the coding sequence TTGCTCGGCGGCGAGGTCGACGGCCGGCAAGGACGGGGCCGCGACCACCGCCTGCGCGGGACCGGCGTCACGGACCTGGGAAAGCTGGCCGACGAACGCTTCCTCGAATGCGGTCCGGACACGGGACTGCGCGTGCAGGTGGACGCCGCGTTCGACCGAGCGCGAGCACGCCGCCGGGGCGTCTGCGCGTTGCGTAGCGCGGGAGATCTCGCCAAGCTGGCGTTCGAGGGCATCGGGGTGACCGTCGTGCCCCGGCCGGTGGCCGACGCCGTCGTCCCCGCCGACCACGCCGACTGCGTCCTGCGCCTCGACGACCCCCAGGCACTCCAGCCCCTGGCCCTCGCCCACCGCGACCCGGCCCCGACCTCACCCGCGGCCCAGGTGTTCCTGCGCCTCGCACTCGCCCGTCTGCCCGGAGAGGGAACGCCCGGTCTGGAGTCGGTGCCCGGCGTGGCCGCGTCCGAGTAG
- a CDS encoding SDR family oxidoreductase has translation MRRLEGKVALISGTARGQGRAAALRFAAEGAIVVGDLLHEGALETQRLVGEAGGTALTSGLLDVTDEDSVRAWVEEAVDAFGGIDILYANAGAVRFGAVDTQPYEDFTFTMRAELDSVWLAAHTAWPHLVASRGCILTVGSTAGLTGSLTNRRTAHSASKGAVISLTRQLAAEGAPHGIRANCVSPGMIDTEGSLGDLLADDHPMVIVLMDHTAKDGIPKIVEECTLPLTGERCVHRIITDLGVLDVTPDGLALVETAPGVTYDEIKTKTAAPLRADAVTAAC, from the coding sequence ATGAGGCGGCTCGAAGGAAAGGTGGCCCTGATCTCCGGCACAGCCCGTGGTCAGGGCCGGGCGGCGGCGCTGCGGTTCGCGGCCGAGGGCGCGATCGTCGTCGGCGACCTGCTGCACGAGGGCGCCCTGGAGACGCAGCGTCTTGTGGGCGAGGCGGGCGGCACTGCCCTGACGTCCGGCTTGCTGGACGTAACGGACGAGGACTCCGTCCGCGCGTGGGTCGAGGAGGCCGTCGATGCCTTCGGCGGGATCGACATCCTCTACGCCAACGCCGGCGCCGTCCGTTTCGGAGCCGTCGACACCCAGCCGTACGAGGACTTCACGTTCACGATGCGCGCGGAGCTGGACTCGGTGTGGCTGGCGGCACACACTGCCTGGCCGCACCTGGTCGCGAGCCGCGGCTGCATCCTCACCGTCGGTTCCACGGCCGGCCTCACCGGCTCCCTCACCAACCGGCGCACCGCGCACTCGGCCTCCAAGGGGGCGGTGATCTCCCTGACGCGTCAACTCGCAGCGGAAGGCGCCCCGCACGGCATCCGCGCCAACTGTGTCAGCCCCGGGATGATCGACACCGAGGGCTCGCTCGGCGACCTGCTCGCCGACGACCACCCCATGGTCATCGTCCTCATGGATCACACAGCGAAGGACGGCATCCCGAAGATCGTCGAGGAGTGCACACTCCCGTTGACCGGCGAGCGCTGCGTCCACCGGATCATCACTGACCTCGGCGTCCTCGACGTCACCCCCGACGGCCTCGCTCTCGTGGAGACGGCGCCAGGAGTGACGTACGACGAGATCAAAACGAAGACAGCCGCGCCCCTGCGTGCCGACGCCGTCACCGCCGCCTGCTGA